The proteins below are encoded in one region of Polynucleobacter sp. AP-Nino-20-G2:
- the ccoS gene encoding cbb3-type cytochrome oxidase assembly protein CcoS: MESLFLLIPISLLLVGLLAWIFYWSVKAGQFDDLEGPGEAILMDDDTPKSKKISDHYQK, translated from the coding sequence ATGGAAAGCCTATTTCTCCTTATTCCCATATCTTTGCTTCTGGTTGGCCTTTTGGCCTGGATTTTCTATTGGTCTGTTAAAGCGGGTCAATTTGATGATTTAGAGGGGCCCGGGGAGGCAATATTGATGGATGATGACACCCCAAAATCCAAAAAAATTAGTGATCACTATCAAAAATAG